AAGTGGCAAATGAAGCCAATGTCAAAGAGCTGGTTTTGTACCACCTTGTTCCGGCTCCGCCGCACGCTCTGGCAGAATGGTTCTTTATGCGCGGTGTGAAAGACATTCGCTCGGCTGGGGTCACTCTGGGGTACGATGGCTTAACACTTGTGTTGCCCGTAGGCTCTAATGAAATACGCCAGCTAAATCTTGATGCAAGGTACTAAATAGACGGATTTACTTTTATCTGTATCTGCTTTGTGTGAATTCTTGCACCTAGGCCTTATCTAAATTGCGCTTATTGGTAAAGCTTTGGCGCAGGTGGCAATTCAAGATGGTAAGTCGCTGCGGAGCAGCCTTGAAGATAACAAGCCGATGGGGCAAATGGATGAACCGTGAGAAATTTCCAATGCGTGCTTGCTTTGGGTGTCAAATTACTTTGCCGTTGTGGCGGACTCTGAAGCTGTCATTGACGGCGGCTACGCGGGGTAATAAAGAAAAGGCTAACCCGATCTAGTCATTTAAGGGATGCGGATTTGATGTTTCTCGGCAAATTCAGCCGCGTTTTTCATGCTGCCAAACGAGTTCAATAGCATTTCCGAGGCACGGTCTTTGACTTCTTTTTCTTCGCTGGAAGTTAGTAAATTAATCCATGTGCGAACGAGTGCTACAGGAGGTTCTCTTTTTACTGCCACGGGTGATCCTGATGTTGAATTTCTGCGCCGGGGTAAGGCGTTATGAATTTGCTTGGCATAAATAGGATATGCACCAAAAGTCTGGGGCTCATTATATGACAAACCTAGCCCCTTTGGATATTCAGAAAATTCGGTTCTCGAATTTCCCCTCAAAGCCAGTGTTGCCTAGGCCTTCCCAATCATTTCGGATAGACATACCGAGCATTAATAAAAGCAAGGGTATCACTGCCAAATGGCCTATAGAAATTTTAATCTAGCGTGTTGTTTTGTATTCCATGTTAACCCGCCATTTACCCGGAAAAGTAGCTTGTTATTATCTTACGTAAGTGAGCTGCTTGCCCCATCTGAGTCTTGAGATGGGGCATACCATTCTGCAAATATTGGCGATAAGTGGTTTAAATTTCAGCGCAATTAAACAGGCCCCAACTTTGCAATTTACCACGTCAATTAGTCTGTTTTTAATCTGCCAATTGACCTGGTGTTAACAGGTAATGACCAACAAACCATTCTTGTCCGCCGCGATATGCAAACAGTTCTGAGCAGGCCAGTATGAACATGCGCCAGCGCTGATACTGCACTTTAGGATTTGGTGCATCTTCTAAAATATCGAGCGCCTGAGCTTTGTTGTCGTCCAACTTTTCTAGCCACGCTTCAAGAGTCTTAGAGTAATGTTCGCCATTAACGCGCCAACTATCGACCATGCGCATATGCTCGGAGAAATGCATCAATGTATCGAATGCAGGCATTTGCCCGCCGCTAAAAAAGTTATCTGTCATCCAGCCGCCGTCAAAAGGATAATGCAGGTAGGCGTGGCAGAATATATGCACAAACATGAGGCCGTTTGGCTCTAGCCATTGCGATACGTTGGCAAGCAGATCCCGGTAGTTGCGGACGTGCTCCAACATCTCAACCGTGATAACACGATCAAAGCGAGTATTGAGGGTAAGATCCCCGACGTTACAGGTAATGACTTCTACATTACTTAAACCGCGTTTCTTCGCCTCCCCTTTTATGAATAACCGCTGGCCCGCTGAATTGGATACGGCGGTGAATCTAGACCTGGGGTAGCGTGCAGCAGCCCACAGGGTGAAGCTACCCCAGCCGCATCCTAGATCGAGAATCTGTTGACCATCGGCTAGCTGTGCGCGCTCAGCGTAAATCTCCAGCATCGCGTGTTCTGCGTCTGCTAGGCTGCTGCATTGCTCATCCCACCAGCAGCTACTGTACTTCAGGCAGGGCCCGAGCATGAGTTCAAAAAGCGCGGCGGGCACTTCGTAGTGCTGTTCGTTCGCGTCGGTGGTATTGATGGCTATTTCTGAATGGCGCAACTCATCTCGAAATTGCCTACGACGAGCTTCATTGCTATTCAAATCATCACTGGCTTCCTGCACTAAACGATCTGCAAGTTCTCTACGAATCCCGCGCCGGAGCAGCATATCTGGTACCAAACCACGTTCGGCAAGTTCTATTGGGTCTATCATGGCTAACTCCTTGACTGAGAGATTATTACTATAGTCGGACTACGAAACCATCAGGAATACGGATCTTTATCAGTATATATTTTTAATAAAAAAGAGCCGCTAAGCGGGCCTTTCAATGCTAACTATCGGGATGGTGAAACGTAGTGTTGTCTGTGACTGCAGTGGAGTTTCTTGCAGCTAGGGCTTTGATATGAATCATTGGGCTCGCTCGATTAGGCCCATTCGTTGCCCTCTGCGCTAATAAGTGTGCAAATACCCATAAATTGTCGGGTACATCCATATTACCCCCCCCACCCCCCCCTTCACTGGGGGGGGAATATGTTTGGCGATCTTTATAGATTAGATTGGCAAAAAAGATTAACTGCCTAGTAGGTAGAAAAATAATAAATAAAAAGACTTCAAGGGAGTGGGGCAGGACATGAGTTCGGCTAAAACGTCAGTCAAAAGAAAATGTAAAAAGGTCTTTGCCGTCGGCGAAGTCCCTTCTCTATTTATGTTGCTGGTTCTGTGTGGCCCCGTGGCGAATGCCCAAGAAAGGCAGGAAAAAGCGAGTCGTCAGCTGGAGGAAGTGACCGTCACAGCTCGTCGCCGTAGCGAAAGTCTACAGGATGTTCCAACGATGGTTACAGCCATGAGTAACGAGGATCTGCAAAAATACGGTATCAGCAGTGTGGAAGACCTGGAAATCACCACGCCGGGATTGTTATATGCGGACGCTGTCGGCTATGCAATGCCCTATATACGCGGGGTTGGTAGTAATTCTTTTTCGCCCGCGGTCGATCCTACCGTGGGCACGTTTCTTGACGGTTTTTATAGTCCCTCCACGGTGGGCGCTCTGCAATATATTGGTGATGTAGAGAGCATACAGGTGCTAAAAGGGCCTCAGGGTACGCTTTTTGGTCGTAATACGACTGCTGGGGCTATCGTTATTAACACCAAGAAGCCGGCCGAAGCTCTCGAGGGAAGTATTCAATTTGGTATGGGTACACGCAATAAAGAGTCTTTAAGCGCTTATCTTTCAGGACCTTTGTTTTCAGATTATGTCGGATTTTCGGTCAGTGCCTACACAGATAGTGTAGATACTCACTACACCAGTACGTTTCCAAATAGACAGTTTGAGTTTGCTCCGGAAGAGCGCGAGGGTATTCGTGTAAAACTCCGATTTGACCCTACAGATTGGTTGAGTCTTGATCTCTCGTATACAGAATCTGACTCACAGGGCAGTAAGGGTATTGTTGTCCAGTTGGAGAAAACCGGCCTGGTTAATGCGACTTCATTAGCTGCTAGATCACCAGATCGGCCGCGCCATACTGCACAGAACGTAGATGGCTTTACCTCTATGGAAAGTGAATCGCTAACCGGTAAACTCACGTTTATTAGTGACAGCATTGAAGCATGGGCGTTAGCTGGATATACGGATGTCGTCGGTGGCACCTTGGGTGATTTAGATGGCTCAGAAAATGACCTTTTGAAATATTCTTATAATAAAGAGAACGATGAATACTTTTCTGATATCGATTCCTTGGAGATGCAAATTTCCTCAACTAATGATTGGAATTTGTTTGGCCTTTCCTACAACTGGCTGCTAGGTGCTTATACAGGAGATGCGTCCGCTGGGTGGGATCCGCTGGTGTTTGAAATTGGAGCGGATGTTGCTGCATCTATCTTGCCACCTCTTCCGCTAAGTGGCGGAGTTAAAGAATCTGTAGCAGGTATCGTCGATACTGATGCGGACGCTTTTTTTGCAAACTTTTCTATTGAATTGACCGAGTGGATGGCATTGGACTTGGGTGTTCGGCGTTCCGAGGAAACTCGAAAAATAGCAAAAAACAAGGCTCAGCTAACTACATCTGTTGACCTTGGTCTCGTCGACCTTGGGTTCATAACGGAGCAGGTCCCGGTTGTTGTGAGGGATATAAGTGGGCCAGAATTAGTATTTGAAGATACCTCATACCTTGTTGGTGTGAACTTCTTTCCCAGCGACATTGGTATGTTCTATGCGAAATTTGTACAAGGTTTTAAGTCGGGTACCTGGAATGTGACCGCGCTATTGACCGCGCCAGATGCGGTTGATCCTGAAGAAGTCGATTCCTATGAAGTCGGTTTCAAAGGCGAGTTTTTCGATCGATCGCTGCGTCTCAATACTGCGGCCTTTCGTTATGACTATCGGGGCTTGCAAAATTATCAAGTAGAAATAGCCAGCAGCGGTACTGTATTGGTTAAATCGATTGATGAGGCGGAGATAAATGGTGCTGAGTTTGATCTTACGTACATGCCCCCGATAGACGGTTTGCAGATCATTTTGAATGGCTCTTATATTAATACCGAGATTACCGAATGGCCAGATGCACCGTGTTATGACGAAGTCACATACTTGAGTTCTGGCGGCTGCGATTTCTCAGGAAATGAGTTGGGCGGTGCGCCTAAATATAGTGCTAGCCTAGATATTAATTATCAATTCAGTTTGTTCAATGACGAGTTTCAGATTGGCGCAAATTATTACGAAAACGGCGGTTTCTTTTTCGACGTCCAGAATTTAGTTGAACAAGAGAAATACGGAATTTTCGGTGTTCGCGCTTCGTGGATAAGAGATGAGTGGGGAACGACTGTATCGATCTCAGGAAAAAATATCACATCTGAAGACTATCGCGATTTTGGTATCGTCTTCGAGGCTGGAGAAGTTGTTCGTTACGCGCCGGCCGCAGAGTGGAATGCTTCGCTTAAGTGGGAATTTTAATAATTTTAAGTTATCTGGTGATTTGGTGTGCTTCGCCTGATTTTTAAAGGCGAAATTGTCGGTATTTTTTCGAAGAATAAATTGAGCAGGCGGACTCGAACTTGCAAGCTTCGGGTTTTTAGAAATCCTGTTGACTCATGAAATGTTATTTTATCCGTATTGCATTCCGAGGCGACTCTTGCTTATGAGATATAAAGGTATTTTAAATAATATTAGGGTCTCACAAAGCTCCGCCAATCATCCTGTGGCTGCATCTCAAGCGATGTATTTCTTGGGTTAGATAGGAAGTTCTTATAAGGCGTGGCGCAGTTCGTTAGTTCGATGGGTTGTCGATGCTGTCGAAGGACATAGCGGGCTTTGCAAAAAAACTGGACTTTGACGGACAGAGACCTGCCTTTAACGAAAGCTATCTTTTGTAGACATAGCGATTCGACCTTTTAGAAGTGATGCGTGTTGCAGCCGGGAGGGCAAAAGATGGCGGTAGATTAAACAAAGTTATCTGGATTTTTAGGATGCTGCTTTAAGCCCCTTTGAGGCTTAAGGGCAAAGATATTTCGAGTGGGGGAGGAGAGGTGATGATAGTAGCGAGGCGAATCGCTGGACTGGCGCTTTTAGTGTTTACAGCTGCTGGTTTCGAGGCTGTGGCCGAAGACCGGGCGTCCGCTGATCCCAAGCCCGATGGGCGATCGCAAAACCCTATTTCTGCACTAACGGGTGATCTCGCTGCCTCTAAGCTTAGCCCAAAGAATCGACTGCTTGAGGAAGTCGTCGTTACGGCACAAAAGCGCAAGGAGTCGCCGCAGGATGTGCCAATCTCACTTCAGGCATTTAGCGCTGAAAATCTTGAGGCGCGCGGTGTTCTGGACAACTTTGGCCTTCCCAAGATTACCCCGGGTCTCACTATCACCCAGCAAGTCGGGTATACAACGACATATATTCGCGGTATTGGCAGCGATGCTTTTCTGTTGGCAGATCCTAGTGTCGTGAATTATATCGATGGTATTTACCAGCCGTTTGCATTGTCTCTGGTTCAGGATTTTGGCGCGGTTGAACGGATCGAAGTGCTCAAAGGCCCTCAGGGAACGTTGTTTGGGCGTAACGCCCTCGGCGGTGCGATTAACGTAATTACTAAGGACCCGTCCACGGAATCTGTGGAGGTGTCATTGCAAGCTGTTATCGGCAGCTTTCAGCAATCAAACAACCGGTTGCACGTCAATCTGCCCATAGCCAATTGGCTGGCGGTCAGTCTATCCGGCGTTTTTAACACTCAGGAAGCTCACCATGATGGTCGACTCGATGTGCGCCCGGACAATACCGATGGTCGTGACTTGCCCAAGGAGAAGTCGCAGGCTGGCCGCTTTAAGCTTCGTCTTTTACCTGCCGAGTGGTTGGATATCAACCTAGCCTACTATCGTCTCGACATTGAGGGTACGGGCACAGTATTCGCGGTGAATACCGAGCCTAGCTTGATCAGCGAGTTGGCCGGGGTTAGGCCAATGGATCCCTACAACGGTGAAAACAACGAGGCGGTATACTCTGAAGCGATCAATGAAAATTTCTACGGTAAGGTCGACATAAACGCTCCATGGTTAGATATCAAGGTTCTGGCCAGTGAACAGCGCATTGTTTCGCGCCAGCTTTTTGACTATGACGGAGCGCGGCAGCCGTTAGTTACATTCGCCTTGGATCCTGGTGTGGCCGATGTTCGTACCACAGAACTGCAGCTACTTTCGAATGAAGGGAGTTGGGGTTCGGACTGGCTGGAGTGGATCTTGGGAGCGTATTACTTTGACGCGACGCAGGGCCTTTCCGGGTTCCTCCAAGCTGCGACAACTGACCTAGATAGGGGCTTGCTTTTGGGGGCCAGATTGCCGGAGGTTGTGCCCGCGACGCTCGAGGCCCTTCTGGGTGATTCTCTGTTGCCTACAGGGACCGTTGACGCGGTGGGTCTGGTCGGGACGGAGTCGCTGGCGATTTTCTCCCAAGTCAAGTTGGACGTGACGAGCTGGTTGTCGCTGACCGGTGGGCTCCGCTGGCAGAACGAGGAGCGAGTGCTGATAGAGTCCAGTTCCGGCCTGCGCACTCTCGGGGGGCAGGTTGTTCCCTTGCAGAACTTCAGCGGTCGAGATAACCCCGACTTTCGTGATACGACGCGTAGTCTCGATCCTAAGCTGGTCCTTGAGATGCGTCCAAACTGGCAGATCCTAGGCCCCGATGCGATGTTGTACGCCTCGTGGCAAACTGCTACCAAGAGCTCCACTTTCAATGCCGTGAATATCACTGATGATCCGGAATATGTCCGGGCGGAGGAGCTCACCGCTTGGGAGCTGGGAATGAAAACCCAGCTTTTCGACGGCTTGGCATCGCTCAATTTGGCTGCCTTTCAGTACAATATAGAAGACCAGCAGGTGCAGTTTATTTCCGTTCTAGAGGGTGGCATCGCGACATTTGAAAACGCGGCTGAAGCGCAAATTCAGGGTTTAGAAATTGAAACGACTGCGCAACTATTTCCGTCCTTGTGGAGCGGACTCGTACTCAATGTGGCTTATGCCTTTTTGGACTCGGAATATGTTTCTTTTCCGGATGGCTCCGGCTTTGATGAGGACACTGGTCTACTCACCCAAAATAATGACTTCACTGGTAACCAAGTGGTGCGGACACCGGAGCTATCGGGAACTGTCGGGCTAACTCAGGCTTTTGATCTTCCCAGCTTGGCTGGCACGATTGAGGTCGGCGCCAGTTATTACTACAACAGTGGCTTTTACTACCTAGCTCAGAACACGCCGAACGTTCAAGAAAATGCATATGAACTGGTTGATGCTCGGCTTACCTATATCCATAACCTGTGGAACCTGCGGGTGTCTGTGTTTGGTAACAATTTGTTAGGAGAGAAATACAACTACAGTCGCTTGGCCACCGACTTTGGAACATCCGACGCCGTTGCACCGCTGCGCTCAATCGGTCTGCGCCTTAATTGGGATTACAGCTTTTAGTAAGTGCACAATGCCATGGCCGGCAGCATTAAGGGATATGGATTTGATGTTTCTCAGCAAACGCAGCAGCACTTTTCATGTCCCCAAACGCGTTCAACAGCATTTCCGACGCACGATCTTTGACTTCTTTTTCTTCGCTGGAAGTTAGTAAATTAATCCATGTGCGAACGAGTGCTACCGGAGGTTCTCTTTTGTCTGTCACGGGTGATCCTGATGTTGAATTTCTGCGCCGAGGCAAGGCGTTATGAATTTGCTTGGCTTAAATAGAATATGTACCAAAAATCTGGGGCTCATTATATGACAAACCTAGCCCATTTGGATATTCAGAAAATTCGGTTCTCGAGCTTCCCTTAAAAGTCAG
This window of the Zhongshania sp. R06B22 genome carries:
- a CDS encoding SAM-dependent methyltransferase; the encoded protein is MIDPIELAERGLVPDMLLRRGIRRELADRLVQEASDDLNSNEARRRQFRDELRHSEIAINTTDANEQHYEVPAALFELMLGPCLKYSSCWWDEQCSSLADAEHAMLEIYAERAQLADGQQILDLGCGWGSFTLWAAARYPRSRFTAVSNSAGQRLFIKGEAKKRGLSNVEVITCNVGDLTLNTRFDRVITVEMLEHVRNYRDLLANVSQWLEPNGLMFVHIFCHAYLHYPFDGGWMTDNFFSGGQMPAFDTLMHFSEHMRMVDSWRVNGEHYSKTLEAWLEKLDDNKAQALDILEDAPNPKVQYQRWRMFILACSELFAYRGGQEWFVGHYLLTPGQLAD
- a CDS encoding TonB-dependent receptor, whose translation is MSSAKTSVKRKCKKVFAVGEVPSLFMLLVLCGPVANAQERQEKASRQLEEVTVTARRRSESLQDVPTMVTAMSNEDLQKYGISSVEDLEITTPGLLYADAVGYAMPYIRGVGSNSFSPAVDPTVGTFLDGFYSPSTVGALQYIGDVESIQVLKGPQGTLFGRNTTAGAIVINTKKPAEALEGSIQFGMGTRNKESLSAYLSGPLFSDYVGFSVSAYTDSVDTHYTSTFPNRQFEFAPEEREGIRVKLRFDPTDWLSLDLSYTESDSQGSKGIVVQLEKTGLVNATSLAARSPDRPRHTAQNVDGFTSMESESLTGKLTFISDSIEAWALAGYTDVVGGTLGDLDGSENDLLKYSYNKENDEYFSDIDSLEMQISSTNDWNLFGLSYNWLLGAYTGDASAGWDPLVFEIGADVAASILPPLPLSGGVKESVAGIVDTDADAFFANFSIELTEWMALDLGVRRSEETRKIAKNKAQLTTSVDLGLVDLGFITEQVPVVVRDISGPELVFEDTSYLVGVNFFPSDIGMFYAKFVQGFKSGTWNVTALLTAPDAVDPEEVDSYEVGFKGEFFDRSLRLNTAAFRYDYRGLQNYQVEIASSGTVLVKSIDEAEINGAEFDLTYMPPIDGLQIILNGSYINTEITEWPDAPCYDEVTYLSSGGCDFSGNELGGAPKYSASLDINYQFSLFNDEFQIGANYYENGGFFFDVQNLVEQEKYGIFGVRASWIRDEWGTTVSISGKNITSEDYRDFGIVFEAGEVVRYAPAAEWNASLKWEF
- a CDS encoding TonB-dependent receptor, coding for MIVARRIAGLALLVFTAAGFEAVAEDRASADPKPDGRSQNPISALTGDLAASKLSPKNRLLEEVVVTAQKRKESPQDVPISLQAFSAENLEARGVLDNFGLPKITPGLTITQQVGYTTTYIRGIGSDAFLLADPSVVNYIDGIYQPFALSLVQDFGAVERIEVLKGPQGTLFGRNALGGAINVITKDPSTESVEVSLQAVIGSFQQSNNRLHVNLPIANWLAVSLSGVFNTQEAHHDGRLDVRPDNTDGRDLPKEKSQAGRFKLRLLPAEWLDINLAYYRLDIEGTGTVFAVNTEPSLISELAGVRPMDPYNGENNEAVYSEAINENFYGKVDINAPWLDIKVLASEQRIVSRQLFDYDGARQPLVTFALDPGVADVRTTELQLLSNEGSWGSDWLEWILGAYYFDATQGLSGFLQAATTDLDRGLLLGARLPEVVPATLEALLGDSLLPTGTVDAVGLVGTESLAIFSQVKLDVTSWLSLTGGLRWQNEERVLIESSSGLRTLGGQVVPLQNFSGRDNPDFRDTTRSLDPKLVLEMRPNWQILGPDAMLYASWQTATKSSTFNAVNITDDPEYVRAEELTAWELGMKTQLFDGLASLNLAAFQYNIEDQQVQFISVLEGGIATFENAAEAQIQGLEIETTAQLFPSLWSGLVLNVAYAFLDSEYVSFPDGSGFDEDTGLLTQNNDFTGNQVVRTPELSGTVGLTQAFDLPSLAGTIEVGASYYYNSGFYYLAQNTPNVQENAYELVDARLTYIHNLWNLRVSVFGNNLLGEKYNYSRLATDFGTSDAVAPLRSIGLRLNWDYSF